The sequence below is a genomic window from Tachysurus vachellii isolate PV-2020 chromosome 2, HZAU_Pvac_v1, whole genome shotgun sequence.
ATTGCTTCCAGATTGCCATATGGTATGTTAGCCTTGTTTGAACCCTTTCTGAGAACTGAGACATACGAGTACGTGCTGTGGCTGACCTCAGGAAAAGCCCAGCCAAGCTTCCAGGTTGGAATTTATCCTCTTTTCTATTTCATGGGAACTGATGAGTCAAAACTAACCACTGAGATCGAATGAATGAATCTCTTGTCTCTCTTAGATCTTCAAGTACTTACTGGCCAGCAGAATGGCTTATTTGTATGCACCTGAAAGAGCCATTAAATACTGCGAGGTCATCGCTAGAGCAGTCGTCACTTTCCCAGACAGAACGACAAGGAGTTTTACTGAACAGCTTGTTTTGGTAAATAAGTTTATTACTAATTCTGAAACAGTTGCTAGGTTTCAAAAAGCATCATCCTCCTCACCGATGTACTTTCTGTGTCCGTCTTGTAGCTGTCTTGCAAACTGCAAAACGAGGATGCTGAGGAACCCGAGTGGCTGCTAGAGCTCAAGCAGCTGCACAGAACTAAATTAGCAAGTGCTAATGTTAGTGATGACCCAGAGCAGCACATGACATCTACCAGTCAGACATTCAGAGCTTCTGAGATCCAGCAGTCAGAAGGTTGCTTGTTGAATGAGAATATCTCTGAACTCCAGTGTCCTGATTCGGAGCACTACGCCGACCTGGAAGGTAAGTTACGCTGCACCATGTGGACAAAAACGGAACTGAAcattattcacaatttgtattGTGGAAGCTGTAAGTACAAACCCAGTCAACAACAACATGATCATGTCTGATCATTTATCTATTTTAATGTCAACACTGTTTACAAGGACCTTTAACTTACTACTACCAAAATAACCATGCTGTAATAAAATATCCATAGACAACACAAGTCTCATTCAATACTGAAACAGAAGACACTGAACTTGATGCTCTATCGTTCTTCATTcaattttattaaactaaattattgtctagggggcacggtggcttagtagttagcacgtttgccctcacacctccagggttgggggttcgattcccgcctcccccttgtgtgtgtggagtttgcatgttctccccgtgcctcgggggtttcctccgggtactccggtttcctcccctggtccaaagacatgcatggtaggttgattggcatctctggaaaattgtccgtagtgtgtgattgcgtgagtgaatgagagtgtgtgtgtgtgccctgtgatgggttggcactccgtccagggtgtatcctgccttgatgcccgatgacgccttcggataagcggtagaagatgaatgaataaatgaaaattattgTCTCTTTAACAGCTTTGCTTTCGTTGCGGTACCAATTGGGAGAGCTGCTGAGGAGCGGACACTTCGGCTTTGTTTACAAAGCGGTCCGGATTGCAGATAAGAAAAAGGTAAAGGTTCTAAAAAAGGAAAGGTTTTTGCTGACATTGCAAACAATTAGAAAAATTGTGCCTTTTAGAATCGACTAATTATGTCTTGTATTTGCGAACAGGTCGCTGTTAAGGTCGTCACTAAGTATATACCTCTTACAACTACGAAAATGGTAAgtaatcttatttttattcattgtaGTTACTTGTGCTCCGACTCACATCCAGGAAATCTTTTTATTACCTGACATCCATCACaggaacacaggaacacaggaaCTGGTCTAGCATCAGTGCTACCAATCCAAACCTTTACCATTGTAACAGTTCTGCTTAGTACAGTTTAGATGTGTTCACATCCAGCCCATGTCTGTTGTCATTTCAGCCTGGAGTGTCGGAGGAACTGCCCACAGAGGTGGCGCTAATGATGATGGCGTCCAAGCCGCCTGTCTGTAGCAACATTGTGGAGCTACTGGAGTGGTTTGACATGGGCAGTCAGTTCGTCATGATTCTGGAACGACCAAGCCCCTGTATGGACCTCGTGGAATTTCAAAAGCTTCAGAAAGGTTTCCTGTCTGAATCACAGGCTCGAGACATCATGGTCCAGGTGATTCGGGCGGCTCGTCACTGCCGTGACCGTGGGGTGTTTCACTGTGACATTAGGGCTGAGAATCTCATCATCAACCCTGATACTTTGGAAGTCAAACTGATTGACTTTGGCTGTGGGGAATTACTGAAGGACACAACGTACAAATATTATTACGGTAATTACACAAGATAGAATCACAATGAATGCAGTTTAATggagaatattttttaaatgagtttgtGACTTTGCTCTCggtgctctttctctcttttacactcAGGCACTATGTACTTTGCACCTCCTGAGTGGCTGTATGGTGATAAGTACATGGCCGTTCCTGCTACGATCTGGGGTTTGGGCGTACTCCTGTTTCACTTGCTCACTGGAGAATTCCCCTTCGAAGGACTACTTAGCTTAAATTACGGCTACCTGAAAGTACCTCCTGACTTGTCGCCAGGCGAGTCTATGCAGAAACATGCACAATAaagctataatataataacagcaaaatgcttttaaaatgaaccgtcgatttttattttatctcgaCAGAGTGCTTCCACCTGCTAATGTGGTGCCTGGATGTAAACCCTGAAACGCGGCCATCTTTCGAGCACCTGCTCAGGCACGAGTGGTTTACTGGGACAGTCCAGGACAAAGTCCAGGTCAGACAGTGAGGACGCAGTAGAGCTGATTAATATCATCTGAGAGGTGCTGTAATGTCTTTATATGTAAGACAAATGTTTTCTGTCCTCTTCTATTCTCATATCGATTGTGTTTTGCTTTGCAGATTCCTCCTGAAACCACAGATCTTGTGACAcgctgacaacacacacacacacacacacacacacacacacacacacacacacacaaacaaaaacttaTGGActttattgatattattgaCTTATTGATTTTGCAGTTCTTGAATTAgtttgaaaatgaaaactgAATCTGGAAAGTTATATTTGTTGAATattcaaatttaattgaatattaAATCTTACACCTTTTAATaaaagatacacacaaacaaaaactcggaataaaaacacacttcaaACGGTCAGTCGACGTTTCGGACGGAGGAAGGAACTGCCCACAGCACACAGAGGTGGCGCTAACGATGATGCTTGTGCCATGTGATTTGTTACGTTTTGTTTACAACTTTTTCATTTTGGTTGTTGAGGTTCGATGATGTTCTTGCATAGACTTTGCTTCCAATTTCTTCAGAGGTAAAAAACCTGGAAGAAGTAAATGACtcaattattacaattatcaAATGATTTTGGAAAatgctgtacaaaaaaaatgtttttttaatggaaataaaatcacttgAAATAAGTTGATAGTTGCTGAGCATCTGTATGAATTATGTATATTCAGAGAATTCACAGAAATACTGTAGCTAAACTTATGAGAAAGGaagtacagttgtgttcaaaattattcaacccccaatgctgtaaatggttttagggaatttagtgtacatttgtaattgtattcagaatgaaatcctacaaggacttcttaaagaaccatatgcaactaaaatgacatcaattagttttgtaatacagtagtaaatgtttcttttgtgaattcttcattgacataattattcaaccccttaaagactaccactctgaagaacagaggttcaatgaagtgttttcaatcaggtattgaaaacacctgtggatatcagggagcagcaataaagcctaataagcaccaattaggcagctttaaaatgactgtgatactcagctccttctagacatttactggtgtggttacaaacatggtgaggtcaagagaatggtccaggaagacaagagaacaggtgattactcttcacaggaagggcaatggctataagaagattgcaaagatgttaaacataccaagagacaccataggaagcatcattcgcaaattcaaggcaaagggcactgttgaaacgctacctggtcgtggcagaaagaagatgctgacttcgactgctgtgcgctacctgaagcgtagagtggagaaaagtccccgtgtgactgctgaggaactgagaaaagatttgtcagatgtgggtactgaagtttctgctcagacaatacggcgcaccctgcgtaatgaaggcctccatgccagaactcccaggcgcacccccttgctgtccccaaagaataagaagagtcgactgcagtatgccaaaagtcatgtggacaaaccacagaagttttgggatagtgttctgtggactgatgaaacaaaattagaactgtttgggcccatggatcaacgctatgtttggaggaggaagaacaaggcctatgaagaaaagaacaccttgcctactgtgaagcatggcggggggtcaatcatgctttggggctgttttgcttctgcaggtactgggaagcttcagcgtgtgcaaggtaccatgaattctcttcagtaccagaagatattggatgacaatgtgatgcagtccgtcacaaacctgaggcttggaagacgttggacctttcaacaggacaatgatcccaagcatacctccaagtccactagagcatggttgcagattaaaggctggaacattttgaagtggccatcgcagtcaccagacttaaatccgattgagaacctctggtgggacttaaagaaagcagttgcagtgcgcaagcctaagaatgtgactgaactggaggcttttgcccatgatgaatgggcgaaaatacccgtagatcgctgcaagacacttgtgtcaagctatgcttcacgtttaaaagctgttataactgtaaaaggatgttgtactaagtactaagattgaatgtcacttgggggttgaataaaactgataatgatgtgagctcagaaaagacatttgtggttatttcattataaatgttatgttatatttgtctgacctacatgtgcctctttgatttaattgtaagcaggatgactgaatgatcataatcaatgtcaaaccgaccaaaacaatcaatttcagtgggggttgaatcattttgaacacaactgtatttgaattatttaagaCAGGGATTCCTAAATAAACGGCTACAACCCCATGATGGAAACCTCTTTTTCATTAGTTTATTTATCAAATTaattttagaaatattaaagagaaaatcAAATGTTGTGTGTCACATTCAGACCAGCCATGTTTAACCTCTTCCACCCTAGGCCTAATTTTCTACAAggtgtatttaaataattctgGTACCAAAATAAAGCTAACGTGAGATAAAATAGGTgttaaaataagtatatatcgtcgctgtcagacggaatcctcgtatctccaaaaccgttatttttcaggaaattaaaaaaacaccgtaccttatctgcagtacacagggtttagtccgcgttgcagtggattgtct
It includes:
- the LOC132841971 gene encoding serine/threonine-protein kinase D3-like, producing MKMADILNLTDEQLPAVNPWFNIGNKLWDEPEPLENNHEVHFPLMSKNMQKENLLQFIQWQIQNSHKCNQVEEYIFWQIMELFCHQNGKVMMCEVAFLLLKVYDLLQKKPVEVRNVQTLKEWCLPLARLLCSAAPDDKQREAVIKMGDDLAFRKLTFAAHICYVVAEVELGSRGQFELIGCDRLPYGMLALFEPFLRTETYEYVLWLTSGKAQPSFQIFKYLLASRMAYLYAPERAIKYCEVIARAVVTFPDRTTRSFTEQLVLLSCKLQNEDAEEPEWLLELKQLHRTKLASANVSDDPEQHMTSTSQTFRASEIQQSEGCLLNENISELQCPDSEHYADLEALLSLRYQLGELLRSGHFGFVYKAVRIADKKKVAVKVVTKYIPLTTTKMPGVSEELPTEVALMMMASKPPVCSNIVELLEWFDMGSQFVMILERPSPCMDLVEFQKLQKGFLSESQARDIMVQVIRAARHCRDRGVFHCDIRAENLIINPDTLEVKLIDFGCGELLKDTTYKYYYGTMYFAPPEWLYGDKYMAVPATIWGLGVLLFHLLTGEFPFEGLLSLNYGYLKVPPDLSPECFHLLMWCLDVNPETRPSFEHLLRHEWFTGTVQDKVQIPPETTDLVTR